One window of the Piliocolobus tephrosceles isolate RC106 chromosome 17, ASM277652v3, whole genome shotgun sequence genome contains the following:
- the JPH3 gene encoding junctophilin-3 isoform X3 gives MSSGGRFNFDDGGSYCGGWEDGKAHGHGVCTGPKGQGEYTGSWSHGFEVLGVYTWPSGNTYQGTWAQGKRHGIGLESKGKWVYKGEWTHGFKGRYGVRECAGNGAKYEGTWSNGLQDGYGTETYSDGGGWTRTRAVEAGCWREEGGPSAQ, from the exons ATGTCCAGTGGGGGCAGGTTTAATTTTGACGACGGAGGGTCCTACTGTGGAGGCTGGGAGGACGGCAAGGCGCACGGCCATGGCGTCTGCACCGGCCCCAAGGGCCAAGGCGAATACACCGGCTCGTGGAGCCACGGCTTCGAGGTGCTGGGCGTCTACACCTGGCCCAGCGGCAACACGTACCAGGGCACCTGGGCGCAGGGCAAGCGCCACGGCATCGGCCTGGAGAGCAAGGGGAAGTGGGTGTACAAGGGCGAGTGGACGCACGGATTCAAGGGGCGCTACGGGGTGCGGGAGTGCGCGGGCAACGGGGCCAAATACGAAGGGACCTGGAGCAACGGGCTGCAGGACGGCTACGGGACCGAGACCTACTCGGACGGAG GTGGTTGGACGCGGACTAGAGCTGTCGAAGCAGGctgctggagggaggagggaggcccATCTGCTCAGTGA